From Macaca mulatta isolate MMU2019108-1 chromosome 3, T2T-MMU8v2.0, whole genome shotgun sequence, the proteins below share one genomic window:
- the LOC144339598 gene encoding uncharacterized protein LOC144339598, with translation MSAAVGADSGQREARRAPRTSLPCAANPWTMLRATSPDLGCIQTEACGMTPSAVSEFFVSRYPGDGRASGAFCASVLACAGVSMAQTRAGDHPLPYFHDSTNWGGRARAGGTPRVTAGGHAVNSLRLRGVGICGHTRC, from the exons ATGTCTGCTGCCGTGGGGGCGGACTCTGGGCAGAGAGAGGCCAGACGGGCACCCAG GACGTCTTTGCCATGTGCAGCGAACCCCTGGACAATGTTGCGTGCCACATCGCCGGATTTGGGCTGTATACAGACCGAAGCATGTGGCATGACGCCTTCTGCCGTCAGCGAGTTCTTTGTCTCTCGATA CCCTGGAGACGGGAGAGCGTCGGGAGCATTCTGTGCAAGTGTCCTGGCATGTGCGGGCGTCTCCATGGCACAAACCCGAGCCGGGGACCACCCCCTCCCCTACTTCCATGATTCCACCAACTGGGggggcagagccagggctggaGGCACGCCCCGGGTGACAGCAGGTGGCCATGCCG TCAACTCACTTCGTCTGAGAGGCGTTGGCATCTGTGGACACACTCGGTGCTGA